The following is a genomic window from Hymenobacter monticola.
GAGCAGAATACGCTGGTGGAATTGGCGCAGGTGCCCGTGCGCACATCCAGCACGGCGGTAAAGTTGCCGCTGAACGCCAGGGTCTGGGAAGTACCGTTGGCGATAAAACTGTACCAGACGTCGTTGACCGTGGCCGTGGGGATGCCGCAAGTGGCCGAGGCGGGCAAGGACTGCGAAGCCCCGTTCAGCGTGCCACTAACCGGCGTGGCGCAGCTGTTGGCAATAGGCACTACCACGGCGCCTGTGCACTCGTCGTTGGCCGGCGGCGTGGGGCCGGGGTTGATGCACAGCGTGAAGGCCGGGTTGGTGGGCGTGAAGGTTCCGTTCAGATACAGGCGCAGATAGTAGGTCTGCCCGCTGGTCAGGCCGCTCACCGTCAGGGCCTGTCCGTTGAAAGCCGTGCCGCAAAACACGCTGGCGGAGCTGGCGCAGGTACCCGAGCGCACATCAACAATCGGCGTAAAACCAGCCGTCACGGTCACAAGCTGCGTGGCGCCGCTGGCCACGAAGCTGTACCACACATCGTTGGCAGTGGTGCCACCGCCGCAGTTGGCGGTGGGCGGCAGCGACTGCGTAGCGCCCTGAATGGTACCGCTCACCGGCGTGGCGCAGGCCGCGGTAACCGGTACCGACACGGCCCCGGCGCAATCGTCGTTGGACAGGGGCGGCGGCGAGGTAGCGCACACGGCAATGTTGCCGCTGCGGTTGTTGTTCCACGACCACACCCGCACGTAGAGCACCTCGCCGGGCGTGCGCCCTGTGTAGGCCAGCAACGACTTGGTGCCGCCGCCTTCGTCGTCGCTGCAGCCCAGTTGGGTGAGACTGCCGCAAGTGCCTGAGTAAATGGACATGCCCGTATCGCCTACGTCAGTACCCGTGGTCGATATCACGGTGCGCACGGTGACGCTGCCGCTGGCCGGCACCGTCACCGAAAACCACAGGTCGCGGCCGTTGTAGTTGGCGCAGGTGGGCTGGGGCACCCCGGCACTGGACGTAGCCAGCGTATTGTCGGCGCTTACCTGGGTGGTGCAGGTGCTGGTGGCGCTCACCGGTACGCTGATGGCACCGGCGCAGTCGTCGTTGGCCGGCCCGGTGCTGCCCTGCCCGATGCACAGCGCAAACGTGCTGCTGATGCCGGTGGGCGGCGTGTTGGTGGCCGGGTAGATGCGCACAAGATACGTTTGCAGGGCCACCAAGCCGCCCACCGACACCGCCGCGGTGTTGTTGTTGGCAATGGTGGTGCAGTACACGCTGCTGCTGCTGGCACAGTTGCCGCTGCGCACGTCCAGAATGGCCGCAAAGCGCGGGGCCAGCGTTATTAAATGAATGGAACTGCTGGCCGTGAAGCTATACCACACATCGGTGGCCGTGGTGAGGCCCGCGCCGCAGGCCGCCGTGGGGGCCTGGCTTTGGGTAGCGCCCGCCACGGTGCCGTTCACGGGCGTGGTGCACACGCTGGAAGTGGTCAGGGCCACGGCCCCGCTACAGTCGTCGTTGGCTACTTGCGCCAGGGCCCGGCCGCCGCTTAACGCCAGCAGGAATGTCCACACCAAAGGGAGCCGTCGAAACAGCAAGCGTATCATTTGCTTCATAAAAGAGGGGAAAAGGGTGAAAAAAGCGGTGAAGGCAAGGGAGTACCCGTCAGACCAGCGACGCGACGAATGGGTTGCCCAAGCTATCTATTTTCGCGCAAAAATCCAGCCATAACTCAAATATTTAAAATCTTCTACTTTCAAGACCTAAGCTGGCTGTATTCTTTTGGCCGTGTGGGGCTAAGGTTGTAGGTAGCTCACTAGCGGCCAGCCTGCCCGGCGGCAAGCCAAAGCGGCGGGCAACTTATGCTCGGGCTTAAGGGTTGGGCTACGGAAAGGGGCGGCTTTATCTTTACTATTCGCCCCACTCCCGCTGCTGTTTTGAATCTCGCGCTTGATTTTATTTCCCCCGCCCCGGCCCCCTCGGCCGACCGGGTGACGCTGTTTGCCGACGTCATTTTGCCTCTGCCCCTGCCCCGGCTCTATACCTACCGGGTGCCGTATGAGCTGAACGACAACGTGGTGATTGGCGGGCGCGTCATCGTGCAGTTTGGGGCCAAAAAGACACTCAGCTGCATTGTGGCGGCCGTGCACGAACAGGCGCCCAAAGAATATCAGGCCAAGTACATTCTGGAATTCATCGACGACGCGCCCGTTGTCACGCAGCCACAGCTCAAGCTCTTTCGCTGGATGGCCGATTACTACCTCTGCACCATCGGTGAGGTGATAAACGCGGCTCTGCCCTCGGCTCTGAAGCTTAGCTCCGAGTCGCGCATTCAGCTGCACCCCGGCTTTTCGGCGGAGGAAAACGAGTACCCGCTCTCGGCGCAGGAGCAGCAGATAGTGGACGCGCTGGGTACCGTGGAAGAAGGCAAGGCGCTGACGTTCACCGAAGTGGGCGAGCTGCTGGGCATCACCTCCTTCCACAAGGTTATCAAGTCCTTGATGCACAAGGACGTCATCTTCCTTTTCGAGCACACGGCCGACAAGTACGCGCCCAAGGTGGTGAAGAAGGTGCGGCTGGCGCACCATTTCGTATCGGAAGCTTCCTTGGAGCAGCTGTTTATGCAGCTCAGCACCAAGCCCAAGCAGCTCGATGTGCTGATGAAGTACCTGCAGCTGGTGCCGGTGTACCAGAACGAGCACGCCAACCAAACCGGCCTGGAAAAGCCCTACCTCACCAGCAGCCCGCACCTCTCGGCCTCGGCCGTGAACACGCTCATTAAGAACGGCGTGCTGGAGCAGTTCGACCAGATTGTGTCGCGCTTCCCGATGGAGAATGAGGGCACCATCCAGATGCCGTTCACGCTGAGCGAATCGCAGACGGCGGCGCGTGACGAAATCATGGCCCACTTCGGGCAGAAGGACATCGTGCTGCTGCACGGCGTGACGGGCGCGGGCAAGACCGAAATCTACATCGACCTGATTCGCAACGCTATGGACAGCGGTGGGCAGGTGCTGTACCTGCTGCCCGAAATCGCCCTCACGGCCCAGATTGTGACGCGCCTCATGCGCGTGTTCGGCACCCGGCTGGGCGTGTACCACTCCAAATTCTCCGACAACGAGCGGGTGGAAGTATGGAATGGTGTGCTCTCGGGCCGCTTCCAGGTGGTAATTGGGGTGCGCTCGGCGGTGTTTCTGCCGTTCGACAACCTCTCGCTCATTATTGTGGACGAGGAGCACGAGTCGAGCTACAAGCAGTACGACCCCGCCCCGCGCTACAACGCCCGCGAGGTGGCCCTGATGATGGCCAACTTCCAGGGCGCCAAAACCCTGCTGGGCTCGGCCACGCCGGCTGTCGAAACCTATTATCAGGCCAAGCAGGGCCGCTACGGCTTAGTAACGCTCAGCAAGCGTTTCGGCGAGGCCGGTATGCCGGATATTGAGCTGGTGGACACGCGCAAGGCCCGCGAGCACAAAACCATGCACAATCATTTCACCGCCGATTTGCTGGGCGAAATCGAGCGCAAGCTGGGGGCCAAGGAGCAAGTCATTCTGTTTCAGAACCGGCGCGGCTACGCGCCCGTGGTGGCTTGCCAGGACTGCGGCTGGATTCCGAAATGCACCAACTGCGCCGTGAGCCTGAGCTACCACAAGCATAGCCACGAGCTGCGCTGCCACTACTGCGGCTACCACGATTCGATGGTGACCAAGTGCCCGGCCTGCGGCTCGCGAGCAGTGAAAACCCAGGGCTTCGGCACCGAGAAGATTGAGGACGACCTCAAAATCATGCTGCCCCAGGCCAACGTGCAGCGCATGGACCTGGACACCACCCGCGCCAAAAACAGCTACCAGCAAATCATTGCCGACTTCGAAAAGCAGGCCACCAACGTGCTGGTGGGCACCCAGATGGTGACCAAAGGCCTCGACTTTGCCAACGTGAGCCTCGTGGGCATCATCAACGCCGACAGCATCATCCACTACCCCGACTTCCGGGCGCACGAGCGGGCCTACCAGATGTTTGTGCAGGTGAGCGGCCGGGCCGGGCGCAAGGGCAAGAAAGGCAAGGTCATCATCCAGACGTCGGACCCCACGCAGGTGATTTTCGACAAGGTGATTCGCAACGATTACGTGGAGTTCTACAACTACGAAATCGTGCAGCGCCACGAGCACGGCTACCCGCCCTTCATGCGCGTCATCAAAATGACGGTGAAGCACATCGACCAGGACGTGGGCCAAGCCGCGGCCATTTTGCTGACGCAGGAACTGGTGGAACGGCTGGGCCAAGCGGCCGTGCTGGGGCCCGAGGCGCCCTATATCTTCCGCATCCGCAACTTCTTTTTACAGGAAATCACCATCAAGCTCGACCGCGCCCACACCGTGCTTAAGCACGCCAAGCAGCAGATTCTGGAGGCCATGGACGTGGTGCGCGACCAGAAAGAGTTCAAGCAGGCCCGCCTCGTGGCCGACGTGGACCCGATGTAATGCGCTTGGTTGCGCAATAAAAAAGCCCCACTCAGTTAATGAGCGGGGCTTTTTTGGTGGAGAGGGTGGGCTGGTTTATGCCTGGTCGAGCACCCAGAGGAGCAGGAAGAGCACGCCCACGATGAAGATGATGAGGCCCAGCACGCGGAACAACCCGGGCAACAGCGCAATCAGCGCGCCGATAACCATGAGGATGATGCCCAGGCGCAGGTTGCCGCTAACACCACCCTTAGCAGTGTCAGCCGTGTTCAGGTGCTGGCGGGCAGCAACTTTTTGCACCATTTTATCAACCTTTTTCGTCACCTTGTTCAGCGCCAAGCGCTGGATGCCGTTCAGCTTGCGGGCGGGCGCGGCATCGGTACTGGCCGTGGTGGAGGCGTTGATTTCCGCGGGCGTAGTGCTCGGCTGAGCCGCGGGCGCTGGCACAGTAGAGGTAGCATTGGCCGGCGCTGGCGCCGGTTGGGCAGCCACTACAGTAGCCTCCGAGATGGCAGCGGACGTCACGGGAGCCGCTACCGGTTCAGCCACGGGGGCAGCCACAGCCTCAGCTTTGGCGGGCACGGGCGTGGCGGCGCGCGTCACGCCGTGGTAGGAAGCGCCTTTGGGCAGCATGGCGTATTCGGCGCGGTTGCAGCTACCAAAGGTGAGGGCGCACAGGGCTACGGCCGCAGCTTTGGCGAAAGAGGGAAACAGGTTTTTCATAACCAAAAAAAGAGAATGGGTAAGCGGAATGCCCATACTACGGCGAAAGACGAAATCAGGTGACTCCC
Proteins encoded in this region:
- the priA gene encoding replication restart helicase PriA, whose product is MNLALDFISPAPAPSADRVTLFADVILPLPLPRLYTYRVPYELNDNVVIGGRVIVQFGAKKTLSCIVAAVHEQAPKEYQAKYILEFIDDAPVVTQPQLKLFRWMADYYLCTIGEVINAALPSALKLSSESRIQLHPGFSAEENEYPLSAQEQQIVDALGTVEEGKALTFTEVGELLGITSFHKVIKSLMHKDVIFLFEHTADKYAPKVVKKVRLAHHFVSEASLEQLFMQLSTKPKQLDVLMKYLQLVPVYQNEHANQTGLEKPYLTSSPHLSASAVNTLIKNGVLEQFDQIVSRFPMENEGTIQMPFTLSESQTAARDEIMAHFGQKDIVLLHGVTGAGKTEIYIDLIRNAMDSGGQVLYLLPEIALTAQIVTRLMRVFGTRLGVYHSKFSDNERVEVWNGVLSGRFQVVIGVRSAVFLPFDNLSLIIVDEEHESSYKQYDPAPRYNAREVALMMANFQGAKTLLGSATPAVETYYQAKQGRYGLVTLSKRFGEAGMPDIELVDTRKAREHKTMHNHFTADLLGEIERKLGAKEQVILFQNRRGYAPVVACQDCGWIPKCTNCAVSLSYHKHSHELRCHYCGYHDSMVTKCPACGSRAVKTQGFGTEKIEDDLKIMLPQANVQRMDLDTTRAKNSYQQIIADFEKQATNVLVGTQMVTKGLDFANVSLVGIINADSIIHYPDFRAHERAYQMFVQVSGRAGRKGKKGKVIIQTSDPTQVIFDKVIRNDYVEFYNYEIVQRHEHGYPPFMRVIKMTVKHIDQDVGQAAAILLTQELVERLGQAAVLGPEAPYIFRIRNFFLQEITIKLDRAHTVLKHAKQQILEAMDVVRDQKEFKQARLVADVDPM